Proteins encoded within one genomic window of Anopheles gambiae chromosome 3, idAnoGambNW_F1_1, whole genome shotgun sequence:
- the LOC1279201 gene encoding translocation protein SEC62 isoform X2, translating to MAEKRRAKKRKDEYSGPGGAEQEIEKASKDEYKVAKWLKSNVPTKKTKFLNHNVEYFSAIKAIDALLASKFAQGDNCLFPHRQAVIDFMGDMLYHKFFHRARKVPVSEQELRGKNSKKAAAEALVTASSAKDGSKQTATKEERATDAESSHAEGSKAVAEAVAEKRKRKIRLEMHPEQLFIDGHEAYVWLYDPIPMHYWIFGALLVVGAIVICLFPLWPPLLRKGVYYLSIAAAGFLVFILGLVVLRCILFCLVWVVTGGKHHFWLLPNLTEDVGFFASFWPLYNHEYKDGQSGTEKGSKKTKKRKRDKDSGGEEESTTAGNIPPTIDEVKERDTEVESGKSSPAPAAEGLRHRGAKQQQQQQPQESSPVSVPPVTIAESIDEEQNSGTPSESDSEGSQRSSTGKDFEMVEPDEVDTS from the exons TCAAATCGAACGTACCGACGAAAAAGACCAAATTTCTGAATCACAATGTGGAATATTTTTCTG CCATCAAAGCAATCGATGCACTGCTTGCGTCAAAGTTTGCCCAGGGTGACAACTGTCTCTTTCCGCACCGGCAGGCCGTGATTGATTTTATGGGCGATATGCTGTACCACAAGTTTTTCCACCGCGCCCGAAAGGTCCCGGTCAGCGAGCAGGAGCTGCGCGGGAAGAACAGCAAAAAGGCAGCCGCAGAGGCCTTGGTGACGGCCAGCTCGGCTAAGGATGGCTCCAAACAAACGGCGACAAAGGAGGAACGAGCAACCGACGCGGAAAGTAGCCACGCGGAGGGCAGCAAGGCGGTGGCGGAAGCGGTAGCGGAAAAGCGAAAGCGCAAGATCCGTCTAGAGATGCACCCGGAGCAGCTGTTTATCGATGGGCACGAGGCGTACGTCTGGCTGTAcgatccgattccgatgcaTTACTGGATCTTTGGCGCACTGCTGGTGGTGGGCGCGATCGTCATCTGTCTATTCCCGCTGTGGCCACCGCTGCTGCGAAAGGGTGTGTACTATCTGAGTATAGCGGCGGCCGGGTTTTTGGTGTTTATTCTCGGCCTGGTCGTGTTGCGATGCATCCTGTTCTGTCTGGTGTGGGTGGTGACCGGTGGAAAGCACCACTTCTGGCTGCTACCGAATCTGACGGAAGATGTCGGCTTCTTTGCCTCCTTCTGGCCACTGTACAAT CATGAATACAAGGACGGTCAGAGTGGCACCGAGAAGGGTAGCAAGAAgacgaaaaaacgaaaacgcgACAAGGACAGTGGCGGCGAAGAGGAGAGTACCACCGCCGGCAATATCCCACCGACGATCGACGAGGTGAAGGAGCGTGACACTGAGGTGGAAAGCGGCAAATCTTCACCAGCGCCGGCAGCCGAAGGGTTAAGGCATCGTGGAgctaagcagcagcagcagcagcagccgcaggaATCTTCACCAGTGTCCGTCCCACCGGTCACAATTGCCGAGTCGATCGACGAGGAGCAAAA CTCCGGAACACCGTCGGAAAGTGACTCGGAAGGCTCGCAGCGCTCCTCCACGGGGAAGGACTTTGAGATGGTCGAGCCGGATGAGGTGGATACCTCGTAA